A genomic segment from Klebsiella africana encodes:
- the dtpA gene encoding dipeptide/tripeptide permease DtpA, with the protein MSTANNKPAESVSLNAFKQPRAFYLIFSIELWERFGYYGLQGIMAVYLVKQLGMSEADSITLFSSFSALVYGLVAIGGWLGDKVLGTKRVIMLGAIVLAIGYALVAWSGHDAAIVYMGMATIAVGNGLFKANPSSLLSTCYDKNDPRLDGAFTMYYMSINIGSFFSMLATPWLAARFGWSVAFALSVVGMVITIINFAFCQKWVKQYGSKPDFAPVHMGKLLATIAGVVVLVAIATWLLHNQGIARMVLGVVALGIVVIFAKETIGLKGAPRRKMIVAFLLMVEAIVFFVLYSQMPTSLNFFAIRNVEHSILGLAFEPEQYQALNPFWIMIGSPILAAIYNKMGDRLPMPHKFAIGMVLCSGAFLVLPLGAKFASDAGIVSVNWLILSYALQSIGELMISGLGLAMVAQLVPQRLMGFIMGSWFLTTAGAAIIAGKIANLMAVPENVTDPLVSLEVYGHVFLQIGIVTAVIAVLMLLTAPKLNRMTQDDSADIKARETAAA; encoded by the coding sequence GTGTCTACTGCAAACAATAAACCAGCAGAAAGCGTGAGTCTGAACGCTTTCAAACAACCACGCGCGTTCTATCTCATTTTCTCGATCGAGTTATGGGAGCGTTTTGGTTATTACGGCCTGCAAGGGATCATGGCCGTTTACCTGGTAAAACAGCTGGGTATGTCGGAAGCGGATTCCATTACTCTGTTCTCTTCTTTTAGCGCGCTGGTCTACGGCCTGGTTGCCATTGGCGGCTGGCTGGGCGACAAAGTGCTGGGCACCAAACGTGTCATCATGCTGGGCGCTATCGTGCTGGCTATCGGCTATGCACTGGTGGCCTGGTCCGGCCATGATGCTGCTATCGTCTATATGGGTATGGCGACCATCGCCGTCGGTAACGGCCTGTTTAAAGCCAACCCATCTTCCCTGCTTTCTACCTGCTATGACAAAAACGACCCGCGTCTGGACGGTGCATTCACCATGTACTACATGTCCATTAACATCGGTTCGTTCTTCTCTATGCTGGCAACCCCGTGGCTGGCCGCTCGTTTCGGCTGGAGCGTAGCGTTTGCTCTGAGCGTGGTGGGGATGGTGATCACGATTATTAACTTTGCCTTCTGCCAGAAATGGGTTAAACAGTACGGTTCCAAACCGGACTTTGCCCCGGTACACATGGGCAAACTGCTGGCGACTATCGCTGGCGTGGTGGTGCTGGTCGCCATCGCCACCTGGCTGCTGCACAACCAGGGTATCGCACGTATGGTGCTGGGCGTCGTCGCGCTGGGTATCGTCGTGATTTTCGCCAAAGAAACCATAGGCCTGAAAGGCGCTCCGCGTCGTAAAATGATCGTCGCTTTCCTGCTGATGGTAGAAGCGATTGTCTTCTTCGTGTTGTACAGCCAGATGCCGACCTCCCTGAACTTCTTCGCCATTCGTAACGTAGAGCACTCGATCCTCGGTCTCGCCTTCGAGCCAGAACAATATCAGGCGCTGAACCCGTTCTGGATCATGATTGGTAGCCCGATTCTGGCCGCCATCTACAACAAGATGGGCGACCGCCTGCCGATGCCGCATAAGTTTGCTATCGGTATGGTACTATGCTCTGGCGCGTTCCTCGTCCTGCCTTTAGGGGCGAAGTTCGCCAGCGACGCGGGTATCGTCTCGGTGAACTGGCTGATTCTGAGCTACGCGCTGCAGTCTATTGGTGAACTGATGATTTCCGGCCTTGGCCTGGCGATGGTCGCTCAGCTGGTTCCTCAGCGTTTGATGGGCTTCATTATGGGTAGCTGGTTCCTCACCACGGCAGGCGCGGCGATCATCGCCGGGAAAATCGCTAACCTGATGGCAGTCCCGGAGAATGTCACCGATCCGCTGGTGTCGCTGGAAGTGTACGGTCACGTATTCCTGCAGATTGGTATCGTCACCGCGGTGATCGCTGTCCTGATGCTGCTGACTGCGCCGAAACTGAATCGTATGACTCAGGACGACAGCGCTGACATTAAAGCACGCGAAACCGCGGCTGCCTGA
- the nth gene encoding endonuclease III, with protein sequence MNKAKRLAILTRLRENDPHPTTELHFSSPFELLIAVLLSAQATDVSVNKATAKLYPVANTPAAMLALGVDGVKSYIKTIGLFNSKAENVIKTCRILLEQHNGEVPEDRAALEALPGVGRKTANVVLNTAFGWPTIAVDTHIFRVCNRTQFAPGKNVEQVEEKLLKVVPAEFKVDCHHWLILHGRYTCIARKPRCGSCLIEDLCEFKEKVYA encoded by the coding sequence ATGAACAAAGCCAAACGCCTGGCGATCCTCACCAGGCTGCGAGAAAACGATCCCCACCCCACCACGGAGCTGCACTTCAGCTCCCCGTTCGAGCTGTTGATTGCCGTTCTGCTTTCGGCACAAGCCACCGATGTGAGCGTTAATAAAGCGACAGCCAAACTCTATCCAGTGGCTAACACGCCGGCGGCGATGCTCGCCCTGGGGGTGGATGGGGTGAAATCATATATCAAGACTATCGGCCTGTTTAACAGCAAAGCGGAAAACGTCATCAAAACCTGTCGGATCCTGCTGGAGCAACACAATGGCGAAGTGCCTGAGGATAGAGCGGCGCTGGAGGCCCTGCCCGGCGTAGGTCGTAAAACTGCTAACGTGGTGTTGAATACCGCTTTTGGCTGGCCGACGATTGCCGTAGATACTCACATCTTTCGCGTCTGTAACCGGACGCAGTTCGCCCCTGGGAAAAACGTTGAACAGGTAGAAGAGAAGCTCCTTAAGGTCGTACCCGCTGAATTTAAGGTCGACTGCCATCACTGGCTTATCCTGCACGGTCGTTACACTTGCATCGCTCGCAAGCCGCGCTGCGGCTCCTGCCTGATAGAAGACCTGTGTGAATTCAAAGAGAAAGTCTACGCCTGA
- a CDS encoding electron transport complex subunit E → MSEVKDVIVQGLWKNNSALVQLLGMCPLLAVTSTATNALGLGLATTLVLTLTNLTISSLRRWTPAEIRIPIYVMIIASVVSVVQMLINAYAFGLYQSLGIFIPLIVTNCIVVGRAEAFAAKKGPALSALDGFSIGMGATCAMFVLGSLREILGNGTLFDGADSLLGSWAKVLRIEVFHTDTPFLLAMLPPGAFIGLGMMLAVKYLIDERSKQRKAQAARAGSVAPSDVTGKA, encoded by the coding sequence ATGAGCGAAGTTAAAGACGTCATCGTCCAGGGGCTGTGGAAAAATAACTCCGCCCTGGTTCAGCTGTTAGGCATGTGCCCGCTGCTGGCGGTTACCTCAACCGCCACCAACGCCCTCGGGCTGGGTCTGGCCACCACCCTGGTGTTAACCCTGACCAACCTGACCATCTCCAGCCTGCGCCGCTGGACGCCGGCGGAGATCCGGATCCCCATCTACGTCATGATCATCGCCTCGGTGGTGAGCGTCGTACAGATGCTGATCAACGCCTATGCTTTCGGCCTCTATCAGTCGCTGGGGATTTTCATTCCGCTTATCGTCACCAACTGTATCGTGGTGGGCCGCGCTGAAGCCTTTGCCGCCAAAAAAGGGCCGGCGCTGTCAGCGCTGGATGGCTTCTCTATCGGCATGGGCGCCACCTGCGCGATGTTTGTGCTGGGCTCCCTGCGTGAAATCCTGGGCAACGGCACCCTGTTTGACGGCGCCGACAGTCTGCTCGGCAGCTGGGCAAAGGTGCTGCGCATCGAGGTTTTCCATACGGATACCCCTTTCCTGCTGGCTATGCTGCCGCCAGGCGCCTTTATTGGCCTCGGCATGATGCTGGCGGTAAAATACCTCATCGATGAACGTAGCAAGCAGCGAAAGGCGCAGGCGGCCCGTGCCGGCTCTGTCGCCCCGTCTGATGTGACAGGGAAAGCGTAA
- the rsxG gene encoding electron transport complex subunit RsxG: protein MLKTMRKHGVTLALFAAGSTGLTAAINELTKSTIDQQAALQQKALFDQVLPADRYNNDLIKSCYLVSAPALGKGQHKVWIAKNNDQPIGAVMEATAPDGYSGAIQLLVAADFSGTVLGTRVTEHHETPGLGDKIELRLSDWITHFAGKVIHGQGDSHWAVKKDGGDFDQFTGATITPRAVVNAVKRAGLYAQTLPEQLPEFTACGE from the coding sequence ATGTTAAAAACGATGCGAAAACACGGCGTCACGCTGGCGCTGTTTGCCGCCGGCTCCACCGGGCTGACGGCGGCGATCAATGAACTGACCAAGAGTACTATCGATCAGCAGGCAGCCCTGCAGCAGAAAGCGTTATTCGACCAGGTCTTACCTGCCGACCGCTATAATAACGATCTGATCAAGAGCTGCTATCTGGTCAGCGCTCCGGCGCTGGGGAAAGGTCAGCATAAGGTGTGGATTGCCAAAAATAATGACCAACCGATTGGCGCGGTCATGGAAGCCACCGCGCCGGATGGCTATTCCGGGGCGATACAGCTGCTGGTGGCCGCCGATTTCAGCGGTACCGTTCTCGGCACCCGCGTGACCGAGCATCATGAAACGCCAGGTCTGGGCGATAAAATCGAGCTTCGCCTGTCGGACTGGATCACGCATTTTGCCGGGAAAGTCATCCACGGCCAGGGCGACAGCCACTGGGCGGTTAAAAAAGACGGCGGCGATTTTGATCAGTTCACCGGGGCCACCATCACTCCCCGGGCGGTGGTCAATGCCGTTAAGCGCGCAGGCCTGTATGCACAAACGCTGCCTGAGCAACTTCCTGAATTCACCGCCTGTGGAGAGTAA